One segment of Streptomyces sp. XD-27 DNA contains the following:
- the thiD gene encoding bifunctional hydroxymethylpyrimidine kinase/phosphomethylpyrimidine kinase yields the protein MPHIPAPAPRGDLPPHPRRDLPPHPPCVLTVAGSDSGGGAGIQADLKTMLALGVHGMSVLTAVTAQNSRGVQGAWELPADAVRAQFRAVADDIGVDAVKTGMLASTELVETVAALLDGIAAPVVVDPVGVSKHGDPLLAAEALGAVRTKLLPAATVATPNLDEVAQLTGVTVEDETGMRRAADAVLECGPRWALIKGGHLAGPATDLLTDGIEQHWLRAPRHDNRHTHGTGCTLASAIAAYLAKGLEVPEAVAAAKTYVTGAIAAGFPLGEGIGPVDHGWRLRR from the coding sequence CCGCACATACCCGCGCCCGCCCCGCGCGGCGACCTCCCGCCGCACCCGCGCCGTGACCTCCCGCCGCACCCGCCCTGCGTGCTCACCGTCGCCGGATCCGATTCCGGCGGCGGTGCGGGCATCCAGGCCGACCTCAAGACGATGCTGGCGCTGGGCGTGCACGGCATGAGCGTGCTCACGGCGGTGACGGCGCAGAACTCCCGGGGCGTCCAGGGCGCCTGGGAACTGCCCGCGGACGCCGTACGCGCCCAGTTCCGCGCCGTCGCCGACGACATCGGCGTCGACGCGGTGAAGACCGGCATGCTGGCCTCCACGGAACTGGTCGAGACCGTCGCCGCGCTGCTCGACGGCATCGCGGCGCCGGTGGTGGTCGACCCGGTCGGCGTCTCCAAGCACGGCGACCCGCTGCTGGCCGCCGAAGCCCTCGGCGCGGTCCGTACGAAGCTGCTGCCCGCCGCCACCGTCGCCACCCCCAACCTGGACGAGGTCGCCCAGCTCACGGGCGTCACGGTCGAGGACGAGACCGGCATGCGGCGCGCGGCGGACGCGGTGCTGGAATGCGGCCCCCGGTGGGCGCTGATCAAGGGCGGACACCTGGCCGGCCCCGCCACCGACCTGCTGACCGACGGCATCGAGCAGCACTGGCTGCGCGCGCCCCGGCACGACAACCGGCACACCCACGGCACCGGCTGCACGCTGGCCAGCGCCATCGCCGCGTACCTGGCGAAGGGCCTGGAGGTCCCGGAGGCGGTCGCGGCGGCCAAGACGTACGTCACCGGCGCCATCGCGGCGGGCTTCCCCCTGGGGGAGGGCATCGGCCCGGTCGACCACGGGTGGCGCCTGCGCCGCTAG
- the rpmB gene encoding 50S ribosomal protein L28 — protein sequence MAANCDVCGKGPGFGNSISHSHRRTSRRWNPNIQTVRAVVGRTPKRMNVCTSCIKAGKVSR from the coding sequence GTGGCTGCCAACTGCGACGTCTGCGGCAAGGGGCCGGGCTTCGGCAACAGCATCTCGCACTCCCACCGCCGCACCTCCCGTCGTTGGAACCCCAACATCCAGACGGTGCGCGCTGTGGTCGGTCGTACCCCGAAGCGTATGAATGTCTGCACCTCGTGCATCAAGGCCGGCAAGGTCTCGCGCTGA